DNA sequence from the Bacillus pumilus genome:
CCAATGCCCGCTTTTAAAAATTTATGCCCGATGCGGCTGTCTAATCCAACGCCTTCGCTAACTTTTTCAACATCAGCGCCCACCCGCTCGCAAATATTTGCAATGTCATTGATGAATGAGATTTTTGTGGCAAGCATGGCATTTGCAGCATACTTAATCATTTCAGCACTTTCTAAGTTGGTCTCCACAACCTCTGTTTGAAACGGATCATGCAATCTTTTGATGATGGTTGACGCATGGGTGCTTGTTGAGCCGATTACTGCCCGCTCCATATTCATCGTGTCTTGGATGGCAGAGCCTTCTCTGAGGAACTCTGGATTGGATACGACATCAAAAGGATATTTACTGCGCGATGCTTTTTCGACAATGGCTTGAACGAGCCGGCCTGTTCCAACGGGCACTGTGCTTTTATTGACGATGATTTTATAGCCATTTAGATGTTCACCAATTGTTTGAGCGACAGCTTTCACGTACGTTAAATCTGCTTCCCCCTGTGCTGTCATCGGCGTCCCTACAGCAATATAGATAATTTCTGATTCCCGGATAGCAGCAGGAATATTGGTTGTAAAAAACAGTCTTCCTTCTTCCGTATTTTTTTCAATCAATTCCTTTAAACCCGGTTCATAAATGGGAACGACACCACTTTTTAAGCTGTTGATTTTTGATTCATCGATGTCACAGCAGATGACACGATTTCCGATATCAGCAAAACAAGTACCCGATACTAACCCGACATACCCTGTTCCAATCACAGCAATTTTCTTCAACATTTTTCATCCTCTCAGTAAAAGCATATTGTCCGTTCCAAGCTGTTTATCTATCTATCATTCTTTGCACATTTCATCTTGTTTAAACGATGGATCTTGATTGATGAAGCACCTTTTCATATTGCTGTATGAGCTGCTTCGTATTATTTGCTGATGAATATTCTGTATGAACGATTTGATAAAGATCGTTTTTCACTTGCTCATTCCATCTGTTTTCATAAAGGTAGGCGTGAATGGCCTCTTTTAACTGATTTGCCGAATGCGGATCAACGAGGAGGTGTTGATAGCTAGAAAATAAGGTTGGGAGACCACCGACTCTTGTCGCAATGACAGGTACTTTTAAAGCGAGCGCCTCCAGAACAACGGTTGGCATTCCTTCACTATAGGATGGGAGTGCAAACAAATCGGCTGCTATTAAATAGTCTTTCACCTGATCATTCGGCACCTGCCCTGGGAGTAGAATGGATGCTCCAGCACGTTCTGTGAGCTCCTTTGCAAGAGGGCCTTTTCCAACAAAAACTGCTTTCACACCATCCAAGCCGCTGACAGCATCAGCTAATTCAAGTAAGCCCTTCTCTTTGACTAATCGTCCGACGAAGACAACGAGCTTGTCGTGAAGGGGTAAGCCTAACTTTTTCCTGATGCCTTGTTGATCTTCTTCCGTTTTAGAAAATGACTGGAGCGGAATACCGAGCGGGAGGCATTGCGTTTCCACCTTTGTCATGTCATTTGTCTTTTTAGCAAGCTCCTCGCTCACCGTCAGAACAGCAGATGCCTGTTTCACCGCCGTTTCAAAGGCTGCATGTGCCCCTTTGCTATAGCTCGGATACACGTTCACATCACTGCCATGTAAGGTCAAAAGATAAGGAATTTGCGTTTTTTTCTGAATCACAGCCGCCGCTCCGCCAGATGGCATCGCAAAGTGCGCATGGATAAAATCTGGTGACAGCTGATAACGCTGCATGGCGCTGAGAACAGTAGAAGCTATTCGTTTACTCGGCTGTGCCCATTTCAGCTGTCCAGGGAGCGCTGTATAGGGCGGCCTGTATACGGTCACTCCGTTTCTCACTTCCTGCTCGGGCAGATCTTTTTTCTGCCGATAGGACGCCTTCAGCATCCGCAAAACCGGTGGATTGACCGGGTTGGGACATATGACGGTCACTTGTATTCCTTGTTTGAGCAGCTCCTGCACTTGCGTTTCATGGAATACGCCTTCACTTGGATGTGTTTCACTAGGATATACACTTGTCAGCCATAGCACCTTCATGACGAACGACCTCTTCTCAATAATTTGCCTGCAACTTGCGGATACATTTTGATGAGCAGCAAGCCATACAATGCTGCGCTGACACAAATCGTCAATCCTAATTGAAGTAAAATGTCGGCTGACGTCAGCTTCATCCCTTGATGGAGGGCTACCGCACAGGCGGCCATCAATAGCGTCATAGCAGCAGGCTTGCCAAGTGATTTCAAATAAACCTTCATATCTAGCTGAATGACATACGCCATGAGCCATCTGCCGACAATGAAGTTGAGCAGGCTGACACCTGAGTAAACCCAAGCTACTGTGAGCAGACTGCCTGTGCTGACACCTACATATAAGGCGCATCCATACACAAGAAGCATCCCCGTATCCCAATAAAAGGCTAAGTCCGCTCTCCCCTTTGCAAGAAGTATTGACCCGTTTGGATTCATCAGCACACGCAGAAGTCCGACAATGCATAATATATTAAGAACCGGAACAGCTACGAGCCATTTCTCGCCAAACACTACTTCTATAAAGCTATCTGATACGGCAGCAAGACCGATTAATAACGGAAAGCTAATCAATGCGAGCATATTCGTCATACTGAGGAAGCCCTCTCGCAGCATGGAGTGATCACGCTGACTTTTTGCGAAAACCGGGAAAGCCACTCTCGTCACGATTGGGTTAATCTTCAGCACGGGGATCGTCACGATTTGATATGCCAAGCTATAAATACCTAACGCTTCTGCTCCAAGAAACCGGCCGATTAAAATCATGTCTATGTTCGATCCTGCTCGATTGACTAGTCTGGATGCGAGCTGGAATGCACCAAATGAGAAGAATTCTTTCACTTCTCCTAATGCAAAAACAGGTGCTGGGCGCCACTTCTTCCAATAAGCTGCGGCATACATAAGCCCTTTTCCTGATTGCAGCAGCACTTGAGAAATGACATAGGCAACAATCGGATTGATGAAGAAGGTCAAAGCGAGTAAAACAATCAGCGATATCATGGTTGCAACGGCTTCAATGGCACTTAATGTTTTAAAGGCTAGGTCCTTTTGCATCATGTATTGGTATTGCTGGCCAATAGGAGCAATCAAAAACATGATTGATAATAGTTTCAGCAACCCCTCCAGCTCTGGCCGGTTATAAAAGGCGGCAATCATTGGGCTAACTAGAATGAGTAAACAGAATAAGACAACTCCAGTGAGTAAGTTGATCCAATATAATGTGGATAATTGACGTTCTGTTGTTTGTTCCTTTTGGATGATCGCTGCCCCGATCCCTAGATCAAGTAAAATCTGCGTAAATATTGTGACAGTTGTGATCATGCCAACGAGTCCAAACTCCTTCAGTGACATCACATTCCCTAAAAAGGCGAACTGTGCAATTTGGATGATCGTAATGATGAATGCGGACAAGCTTGTCCATTTTGCCCCGCCTAGCATGCGTTTTTTCATACTTGCCATTTCTCTTCCCTACTTTACTTATCTGGCTCCGTCACCCGTCATGATGACTTTTAACGTTTTTACCATAATCTTCGTGTCGAGAGAAAATGTCAAGTTTTGAATATAATGTAAGTCGTGTGTTAATTTTTCACTTGGACTCATTTCATATCCTCCATTTACTTGTGCAAGACCTGTCAGTCCCGGCTTGACCGTTAATCTTTTCGTAAAACCTGGAATCGTCCGATTAAATTCTGCGGTAAACATCGGTCTTTCCGGACGCGGACCTACGATACTCATTTCTCCTTTTAACACGTTGATGAATTGAGGGAGTTCATCGATTCTTGTTTTACGAATGAAGGCTCCCACTTTGGTGATACGTGGGTCGTTTTTTTGTGCCCATTTTGCTCCTCCGCTTTCAGCATCGGTTCTCATCGATCTGAGCTTCCATAATTTAAAGTAAACACCGTCTTTCCCGACCCTCTCCTGCATATAAAAGGCTGGTCCCGGTGTTTCCAGCTTAATCAAAAGAGCAAACAGCAAAATGATTGGCGTACTCAACATCAATCCGATGAACGAGAACATTAAATCTATGAAACGTTTTGCAAATAAATAACGAACCATATGTTCTGTTAAAGCAAAAGAGTGGTTTCGTCTCACTTCATATTCTCTATAAAGATTCATCGCTTTCTCTGCACTCACTGACCTGCACCTCACCATTCAAAGTAGTTGTTGTGTAAAGAGATGTTCTATGAAAGTCAGTTTAGCAGAGCAACATTAAGCAAATGTAAATGCGCTGTTAAGTCTTGTAAAACTGTGTTAAGAATGTGCACTTATATCAAGTTATGCCCTTTTCAACGTAAAAAAGACCCGCAATTCTGCGGGTCTCCGGGTCTTTTCTTTATTTTGCTTTAACAGATTCGATCGTTTTTAATCGAAGGGTTCCGTTTGCATCTTTTGTATAAGTGACTTTCACTTTTGATTCTTCTTTTAAGCTGTTCACTTGTTTAGAAAACGTATTTCCGAATTGAATAGCGACTTCTTTGCCATCAATGTTCACAGCAATGGTATGTCCATCAGCCAAGCCGACATATGTGCCTTCCTTGGTGACTTCATTTTTCTTATTTGTTGTTGATTCTTTCTTTGTTTTAGATTCAGCTTTTGATTGTTCCTTAGTAGGTTCTTCTTTTGTGATTTCTTTACTTGAGCTGTCTTTTGCGTCTTCATCAGATTGACCAGATTGCTCTTCTTTTGGAGCAACTGTTTCTTTGCTTTGATCATCTGCTTTTTCATTTGATGACTCATCTTCTGTTTTTTCCTTTTTCTCTGAAGCATTTTCTTTCTTTTGATCAGCTGCTTCGGTTGTTTCCTTTTTGCTATCATCCTTATTGTTGTCGCTTGATTGATTTGTTGTGCCGCATGCTGTGAGTAGTACACCTAGAAGCAATACTAGAAACGGCATTGTGATTAATTTTTTCAAAATTGTCACCTCTTCATGATTTGTCGATTGGCTGTCGCTTAGATTCATGCGTAAACCATTCACCTTTTATGTTTCAATTATAACAAAGATAACTAGAAATGAAATGTATTTTTAACTTGACACATTATTGATGACCCGATCACTTCATAGACTTTTGAAAAAAGGCTGCCGAGAGACGTTCTCGAGCAGCCTAAGAGGAGTATCTGAGGCACCCCTCATGTTTGTATTTTCTTATCTAAAGTAACCTGACACACCGCTTGAAATGCCTGACGCTAAACGATCTTTATACGTAGCCGATTTCAAGATGTTTGAATCAACTGGACTTGACACAAAACCAGTTTCTAAAAGAACACTCGGCATTTTAGAATATTTAATCACGTAGAATCCAGCTGTTTTCACACCACGGTCTCTTGTACCAAGTGCACTGACCATTTTCGGCTGAATGTTTTGCGCAAGCTTCAAGCTGTTTGCAGACGCATATGTTTTGTCATAATACGTTTCTGTTCCGTTTGCACTGCTGTTATCATTTGAGTTTGCATGGACACTGATGAAGATATCTGCATTTGCTGACGCACCTTTGCTCACTCGTGTTTGAAGACTGTCAAATGTGTCTGATGTTCTTGACATGGTAACAAGTGCACCCGCGTTGTTTAATTTCGTATTTAAACGCTTGGCTACATCTAAATTCAAGTTCTTTTCATATAACCCGTAGCCTACAGCTCCTGAATCATGTGCGCCATGACCTGGGTCAATGAATACTTTTTTCCCGACGACAGGGTTTTTCAATTGATTCACGACAGTTGGTGTCACCGTATTTGCACTGCCTACGACAGTAAATTTGGTGATTTTTTTACCGCTAATGGTTGCTCTTGTTACTTTTGGTAATGTTTTTTCATTCGTTAGAAGCAATGCTTTGTTTTGCTTCGCTGCGATCCCTGCAGCAGAAGATGAAGTGGCGTAGCCAAACCCTCTTCCTACATAGGTATTGTTCGTGCTCATATTATACTTTTTCACAATATTAGCGGCAACGTCATAACGAGTGGAGCCTTTAATTCGTGTTGGAGATTTCAATTGATTATAAGCTGCTTTTGTGACGTAATTTTCTCCGCCGACTACAATGGTTTGTTTGACATTGCTTGCTTTTGCAACAGATGCGATTTCAGAACGAAGTCCCTTTTTATCTGTGTAGAGAATCGGGAAACCTTTTTGTGCTGCTACCGGTGCAATTGCAATCCCATGAGCATAGAAGGAACCTTCAACGACAACGACGCCTGCTGGCTTTTTCATTTTCTTCGCGATATTTGCAGATAGCTCATATCGATTTTTTCCTGAAATACGTTGTGTAGAGATGCCCATCTTCTTCACTTCATTGATTACGTTATTTGACACACTTGATGTACTGCCTAAAACGATCACTGTCTTTGTTTTTAAAGCCTTTAGGGCTTTTTTCGTATCACCTGAAAGACTCTTACTGTTTGTATAAAGAACTGGTCCATTTTTTTGGTGTGCAAGTGGAATCCCTGCTGTTGCATCTGCATACGCAGTTTTCCCTACTATTACGACTGTACTTGCAGTTCCCCATCCCTTTTTCGCTACGTTTGCTGCTACAGCATATCTGCTTCCGCCATCAATTCGTGAGACTGAATTATCTGCTGAAGCTGTTGGAACAATAACGAAAATGGCGATGAGGCTGAGGATGGCTGTTTTCATGATTGAGCGCATCATCTATGTCCTCCTTTAACCCTTTAATAGTTTGTTAGTTTTGTACCTGGATAGTAGAACGAAAGTATGGAAGAATATGAGTTTCCAGATTCTGCTCTAGCTTTGGCACCGTATTGGCTCATGCCAATGCCGTGACCATATCCTTTTCCTGAAATCGTAAAGTCATTTGTATTGTTTTTGACTGACGCAAATGTGCTCTTCACCTTTGTTGCGCCCATGATGGATCTAAACTCGGTCATCTTCATACTTGCCGTTGTACTTTTGTTTACTGCATATGTGCCTGTTTTATTTTTCAGATGATATGTCAGCTTGATTGATACCGTCTTCGCACGTTGGCCTTTTGTTTTTCCTGAGAACGTCAGGCTTGAGATGGATGCAATCTTCATATCAGATGCAGCTGTTTCTTTGTTTTTGAGCAGCCATGATTTGAGACCAGCAAGATCCGTTGCATTTGTCTCTTTTGCCTTAGACCACTGAGATGCTGCTGTACTAGCAGTCAATGTTGTGCCTAGCTGTTTTTTAGAGAGTTTTAATGTCCATGCATTGACCGGATCTTTTGTATCCTTTTTGGCCACTAAGTACGGCAGTGCATTTGCCCACACTTCTTCACTTGCCTCTGTATATCCACCATTACTAGAATAATAGGTGGCTGAAATGAGCTGATTGTTGTATTTCAGTACTTTCCCTTTTGTGGCATCGACAGCTTTTGTCGAATTTGTGTACCAGTTATATCCTCCATATACTTGGAAGGCAGTTGTATCAGGTACGACTTTTCCAATACTTTTCACTGAATACGTTCTAGCGGCCACTGCCTGTGCTTTTAGCGCTTCAACATGCCAGCTTGCAGGCATTTCATTTGGTACCACGCCTTTTAGATAGTCTTCAAATGGAATATTTTCGAGAGTCGGCCTGATATAACCTGATTCAATTGCAAAGTTGACGCTGCCTAGGTAAGGCTTCCCTGCAATTTGAAGGATATTTTTCGTTGAATATTTCTCAGGAACAACTCTTACATTGTTATACGTCTTTATGCCTTTTAATGAAATTTTTCCGTTAGAAATATTCAATTGGTAGTTTTGATTTTTTTTCAGATAGACTTGTTTGGCTAATGAGTTCTTCAAGCTATCTTTAATCGCACTTGTGCTACCAGCAAGGTGATAAGCATATGTACCCTTTTCTTTCAGCAGTTTTTTTAGTGACGCTGTGACAGAATCCGGTTTCACATACACAACAGTACTATTAGACTTTGCAGCCAATTGAGACAGCGGCATAGCATAAATATAGCTAGAGGCTTTTGCCAAATAAACTTTATCTGCATTGATATTTAATTTCTTCATTATATTCACAGAGAGTTCATAGCGATTGGCACCACTGATTCTTGTTACCTGTGACGTTTTTTTAATTTGATTCTCTACTTTTTGTCCCGTACTTTTCGTACTGCCGATGATGATGACTTTGCTTGGCAGCTTGTAAGACGGAATGGAATCTTTTTTTGTTAACAGGATTGGGTATCCCTTTCTCGATGCATAGGATGCAATCGCAATCCCATTCATAAATGAGTTTCCACCGACAACGACAGCTTGCTTATAGTTACCCATTTCTTTAGCAATTTTTTGGGAGATTTCAAACTTGTCTTTTCCACTAATGCGTCTGACTTTCCCATACTTTTTAATAGATTTCTCAGCAGCTGTTGAAATGCTTTTCGTGTTACCAACGATCAGGATGTTATCCGGCTTCATTTTCTTCAGCTGGTTTTCAGTTGTTTTTGTTAGTTTTTCAATGTTTGTATACAAAATGGGTGCGCCTAGTTTGTAAGCTAACGGTGATACAGAAATGGCATGATCAAATGCATCACGGCTCACAATGACAACTGTTGATGGATTCTTCCAGCCGGCAGACGCGATGCTATTGGCAACTTCGTATCGATTTTTGCCATCATATCTTTTCGTGACAGCCACATTCGATCCTGACAGCTTGTATTCTCCAGCTGTGGATAGATCCATCGTTTTTTTATTTCCGATATAATTAGACAATTTCACTGAAATTGTCGAGCTAGCCATGGCAGACTGAAAGGGTGCGATTAGTAGAGTCATTGTCATGAGAACAATAAGTGTAACGCCTGTTTTCTTCAATTTTGTTCATCCCGCCCATCTTTTTTACTTCTGTTTTTCAATCTTTTGAATTTCCTTTTGACCACTGTCATTGATAAAGTAAGAGATTTCTACTTTGTCTCCTGGTTTGAATTCATTTAACACATCTTTAAAATTATCCGTAAATTCATAGCTTAAGGTCGTATTCACTTTTTTCACTTCGACTGTATGTGCATCAGCCATTCCAATAAATTCAGCTTTTTCTTCCAGCACCTGAGGAGTTGAACTGCTTGTGTTGTTTTCTCCCGAGGACTGCTCAGCCGTTCCACATGCTGTGAGCACGATACCAAGTAGTAGTATTAAGAACGGTAAAACGACGATTTTCTTCATTTTTTTCACCTCATGTCTTTGTATCGTCTTATAACTTAATATTTTAAGGTAAATTTAAGGTTTTTTGAAACCTTTTTTTTGTTACAACGTCTATATCTAGGTTCAGAGTAAAAAAATAACTTGTTTATCAAGATTCGTAAACCTATAATCATGGAAGAATCATAGAAAAGGTGAGGGACATTATGAGAGCTGAAAGAAAACGAAAGAAGAAAAAGGTTCTTTGGATTGTTTTATCGATTATTGGCTTATTCGTATTAGCAACTGGCGGATATGCATATCATCTTTGGAATACAGCAGCATCAACCGTGGCAGGCATTCAGGAGAATTTAAAGAAGTCAGATAAGCGTGACAAAGATGTCGATTTAAATAAGAAAGACCCGATTTCTATTTTAGTCATGGGTGTTGATGAAAGAAAAAATGACCGCGGCCGTGCGGATACATTAATATACATGACCGTTAACCCAAAAACCAAAACGACTGAGATGGTGAGTATCCCGCGTGATACGTATACGAAAATTGTCGGAAAAGGCACAATGGATAAAATCAACCACTCCTATGCATTCGGCGGCACACAAATGGCAGCTGATACTGTAGAGGAATTGCTTGATGTACCTGTTGATTACTTCGTGAAAGTCAATATGGAAAGCTTTAAGGATATTGTCGATACACTTGGCGGCATTACAGTGAACAGCACATTAGCTTTCAGCTATGATGGTCATTCATTTGGTACAGGAGAAATTAATCTAAATGGCGATCAAGCCCTCGCCTACACAAGAATGAGAAAACAAGATCCAAAGGGTGACTTCGGACGTCAGCAAAGGCAGCGTCAAGTCATTGAAGGCATCATTGCTAAAGGGGCAAACATTTCATCTATTACGAAGTTCGGCGATATGTTCAAAGTCGTGGAAAACAATATGAAGACTAATATGTCATTTGATGATATGTGGACGATGATGAATGACTACCGTGACGCAAGACAGCGTGTGAAGCAGCACGAGCTGAAAGGAACGGGAGCACGCATCAATAATATCTATTATTATCAGCTTGATGATAGCAGTTTGGCTAAAGTGAAGAAGGAATTGAAGGACAGTTTGGAGCAGTAAAAAAAGAAGACTACATGAATGTAGTCTCAGATTGTTGACAAAGGGCTAAAATGGTTTTTATTTTAGCTCTTTGTCTTCTTTTTTTATGATTTAAATGGGGCAGGTTTTTCTTCACTTAATCCAAATCGATGGAGGAGCTCCTCGACAATTCGTCTCGATGCTTGTCCGTCACCATAAGGGTTAGACGCCTTAGACATGCTGTCATACTCCTTCTGATCTACTAGCAGCTCTTTAGCCATTTTGTAAATGGTCTCTTCATCCGTACCTGCAAGCTTAAGTGTGCCTGCTTTCACGCCTTCTGGACGTTCTGTTGTATCACGGAGCACTAAAACTGGCTTCCCTAGAGAAGGCGCCTCCTCTTGTACACCGCCAGAATCCGTTAAGATAAAGTGCGAAGCGGCAGCAAAGTTATGGAAATCAACGACTTCAAGCGGTTCAATTAAGTGTACACGATCGAGACCGCTAAATTCTGTCTGAGCTGCATCACGTACGGCAGGGTTTAAATGAACAGGATAAACGACCTGAACATCTTCAAACTCTTCTACAACACGTCTAATGGCTCTAAACATATTTTTCATCGGCTGGCCGAGATTCTCTCTGCGGTGGGCCGTTAACAAAATCATTTTATCCGTGCCTATTTTCTCTAAAATAGGGTGCTGATAATGCTCAGTAACTGTAGTTTGCAGGGCATCAATCGCTGTATTCCCTGTCACACAAATGGTCTCTTCTTTTTTATTTTCAATTAAAAGATTCTGCTTCGCTTCCTCTGTAGGAGAGAAATGAATATCGGCAATAATGCCTGTCATTTGACGGTTCAATTCCTCTGGGAACGGCGAATACTTATTGTGTGTTCTCAATCCTGCTTCGACGTGCCCAACTGAAATTTGGTGATAAAATGCTGCCAAGCTTCCTGCAAAGGTTGTTGTAGTATCCCCATGGACAAGGACAATATCAGGTTTTTCTTCTTGGAATAATTGGTCTAGCTTTAACAGTGCATTTGATGTGATTTCAGATAATGTCTGGCGCTGCTTCATGATGTTTAAATCATGATCTGGCGTAATTGAAAAAGCCTCAAGAACTTGATCAAGCATTTCTCTGTGCTGGGCTGTCACAGTGACAATCGAATTTATCAGTGGATGTTTATTTAATTCAAGGACAAGTGGTGCCATTTTGATCGCTTCAGGTCTAGTACCGAAAATAGTCATTACATTTAGTTTTTTCACTTGTTTAATCCTCTTTCCTAGTATAGTACTTTCAATTATACACAATTTG
Encoded proteins:
- the tuaD gene encoding UDP-glucose 6-dehydrogenase TuaD yields the protein MLKKIAVIGTGYVGLVSGTCFADIGNRVICCDIDESKINSLKSGVVPIYEPGLKELIEKNTEEGRLFFTTNIPAAIRESEIIYIAVGTPMTAQGEADLTYVKAVAQTIGEHLNGYKIIVNKSTVPVGTGRLVQAIVEKASRSKYPFDVVSNPEFLREGSAIQDTMNMERAVIGSTSTHASTIIKRLHDPFQTEVVETNLESAEMIKYAANAMLATKISFINDIANICERVGADVEKVSEGVGLDSRIGHKFLKAGIGFGGSCFPKDTMALLKIAETAGYRFKLIESVIETNNHQRAHLVSKLMSVFGDIRGKTISVLGLAFKPNTNDMRSAPALDIIPMLRELGAFVKAYDPIAYVEAERELGPQAVFSNDLYETVKDTDACLILTEWDDVQKMDKDQIKQLLRSPIVIDGRNLFDPAEMKERGFIYQSIGRPGVWEAELVSKAQ
- the tuaC gene encoding teichuronic acid biosynthesis protein TuaC, whose amino-acid sequence is MKVLWLTSVYPSETHPSEGVFHETQVQELLKQGIQVTVICPNPVNPPVLRMLKASYRQKKDLPEQEVRNGVTVYRPPYTALPGQLKWAQPSKRIASTVLSAMQRYQLSPDFIHAHFAMPSGGAAAVIQKKTQIPYLLTLHGSDVNVYPSYSKGAHAAFETAVKQASAVLTVSEELAKKTNDMTKVETQCLPLGIPLQSFSKTEEDQQGIRKKLGLPLHDKLVVFVGRLVKEKGLLELADAVSGLDGVKAVFVGKGPLAKELTERAGASILLPGQVPNDQVKDYLIAADLFALPSYSEGMPTVVLEALALKVPVIATRVGGLPTLFSSYQHLLVDPHSANQLKEAIHAYLYENRWNEQVKNDLYQIVHTEYSSANNTKQLIQQYEKVLHQSRSIV
- the tuaB gene encoding teichuronic acid biosynthesis protein TuaB, with product MASMKKRMLGGAKWTSLSAFIITIIQIAQFAFLGNVMSLKEFGLVGMITTVTIFTQILLDLGIGAAIIQKEQTTERQLSTLYWINLLTGVVLFCLLILVSPMIAAFYNRPELEGLLKLLSIMFLIAPIGQQYQYMMQKDLAFKTLSAIEAVATMISLIVLLALTFFINPIVAYVISQVLLQSGKGLMYAAAYWKKWRPAPVFALGEVKEFFSFGAFQLASRLVNRAGSNIDMILIGRFLGAEALGIYSLAYQIVTIPVLKINPIVTRVAFPVFAKSQRDHSMLREGFLSMTNMLALISFPLLIGLAAVSDSFIEVVFGEKWLVAVPVLNILCIVGLLRVLMNPNGSILLAKGRADLAFYWDTGMLLVYGCALYVGVSTGSLLTVAWVYSGVSLLNFIVGRWLMAYVIQLDMKVYLKSLGKPAAMTLLMAACAVALHQGMKLTSADILLQLGLTICVSAALYGLLLIKMYPQVAGKLLRRGRSS
- a CDS encoding sugar transferase, whose product is MSAEKAMNLYREYEVRRNHSFALTEHMVRYLFAKRFIDLMFSFIGLMLSTPIILLFALLIKLETPGPAFYMQERVGKDGVYFKLWKLRSMRTDAESGGAKWAQKNDPRITKVGAFIRKTRIDELPQFINVLKGEMSIVGPRPERPMFTAEFNRTIPGFTKRLTVKPGLTGLAQVNGGYEMSPSEKLTHDLHYIQNLTFSLDTKIMVKTLKVIMTGDGAR
- a CDS encoding N-acetylmuramoyl-L-alanine amidase; the protein is MRSIMKTAILSLIAIFVIVPTASADNSVSRIDGGSRYAVAANVAKKGWGTASTVVIVGKTAYADATAGIPLAHQKNGPVLYTNSKSLSGDTKKALKALKTKTVIVLGSTSSVSNNVINEVKKMGISTQRISGKNRYELSANIAKKMKKPAGVVVVEGSFYAHGIAIAPVAAQKGFPILYTDKKGLRSEIASVAKASNVKQTIVVGGENYVTKAAYNQLKSPTRIKGSTRYDVAANIVKKYNMSTNNTYVGRGFGYATSSSAAGIAAKQNKALLLTNEKTLPKVTRATISGKKITKFTVVGSANTVTPTVVNQLKNPVVGKKVFIDPGHGAHDSGAVGYGLYEKNLNLDVAKRLNTKLNNAGALVTMSRTSDTFDSLQTRVSKGASANADIFISVHANSNDNSSANGTETYYDKTYASANSLKLAQNIQPKMVSALGTRDRGVKTAGFYVIKYSKMPSVLLETGFVSSPVDSNILKSATYKDRLASGISSGVSGYFR
- a CDS encoding SpoIID/LytB domain-containing protein, whose amino-acid sequence is MKKTGVTLIVLMTMTLLIAPFQSAMASSTISVKLSNYIGNKKTMDLSTAGEYKLSGSNVAVTKRYDGKNRYEVANSIASAGWKNPSTVVIVSRDAFDHAISVSPLAYKLGAPILYTNIEKLTKTTENQLKKMKPDNILIVGNTKSISTAAEKSIKKYGKVRRISGKDKFEISQKIAKEMGNYKQAVVVGGNSFMNGIAIASYASRKGYPILLTKKDSIPSYKLPSKVIIIGSTKSTGQKVENQIKKTSQVTRISGANRYELSVNIMKKLNINADKVYLAKASSYIYAMPLSQLAAKSNSTVVYVKPDSVTASLKKLLKEKGTYAYHLAGSTSAIKDSLKNSLAKQVYLKKNQNYQLNISNGKISLKGIKTYNNVRVVPEKYSTKNILQIAGKPYLGSVNFAIESGYIRPTLENIPFEDYLKGVVPNEMPASWHVEALKAQAVAARTYSVKSIGKVVPDTTAFQVYGGYNWYTNSTKAVDATKGKVLKYNNQLISATYYSSNGGYTEASEEVWANALPYLVAKKDTKDPVNAWTLKLSKKQLGTTLTASTAASQWSKAKETNATDLAGLKSWLLKNKETAASDMKIASISSLTFSGKTKGQRAKTVSIKLTYHLKNKTGTYAVNKSTTASMKMTEFRSIMGATKVKSTFASVKNNTNDFTISGKGYGHGIGMSQYGAKARAESGNSYSSILSFYYPGTKLTNY
- a CDS encoding LytR family transcriptional regulator, producing MRAERKRKKKKVLWIVLSIIGLFVLATGGYAYHLWNTAASTVAGIQENLKKSDKRDKDVDLNKKDPISILVMGVDERKNDRGRADTLIYMTVNPKTKTTEMVSIPRDTYTKIVGKGTMDKINHSYAFGGTQMAADTVEELLDVPVDYFVKVNMESFKDIVDTLGGITVNSTLAFSYDGHSFGTGEINLNGDQALAYTRMRKQDPKGDFGRQQRQRQVIEGIIAKGANISSITKFGDMFKVVENNMKTNMSFDDMWTMMNDYRDARQRVKQHELKGTGARINNIYYYQLDDSSLAKVKKELKDSLEQ
- the wecB gene encoding non-hydrolyzing UDP-N-acetylglucosamine 2-epimerase, with translation MKKLNVMTIFGTRPEAIKMAPLVLELNKHPLINSIVTVTAQHREMLDQVLEAFSITPDHDLNIMKQRQTLSEITSNALLKLDQLFQEEKPDIVLVHGDTTTTFAGSLAAFYHQISVGHVEAGLRTHNKYSPFPEELNRQMTGIIADIHFSPTEEAKQNLLIENKKEETICVTGNTAIDALQTTVTEHYQHPILEKIGTDKMILLTAHRRENLGQPMKNMFRAIRRVVEEFEDVQVVYPVHLNPAVRDAAQTEFSGLDRVHLIEPLEVVDFHNFAAASHFILTDSGGVQEEAPSLGKPVLVLRDTTERPEGVKAGTLKLAGTDEETIYKMAKELLVDQKEYDSMSKASNPYGDGQASRRIVEELLHRFGLSEEKPAPFKS